In Brienomyrus brachyistius isolate T26 chromosome 14, BBRACH_0.4, whole genome shotgun sequence, the following proteins share a genomic window:
- the rock2a gene encoding rho-associated protein kinase 2, with translation MSSGAERRHENRVKKLEAMIQDPRSALNLESLVDAMNALVLDLDFPALRKNKNIETFLQRYEKLMGSMRDLQMMSEDFDKVKVIGRGAFGEVQLVRHKASQKVYAMKVLSKFEMIKRSDSAFFWEERDIMAFANSPWVVQLCCAFQDERYLYMVMEYMPGGDLVNLTSTYDVPEKWARFYTAEVVLALDAIHSMGFIHRDVKPDNMLLDHLGHLKLADFGTCMKMDSTGMVRCDTAVGTPDYISPEVLKSQGGDGYYGRECDWWSVGVFIFEMLVGDTPFYADSLVGTYSKIMDHKNSLNFPDDVEISEDAKDLICAFLTDREVRLGRSGVQEIKRHPFFQNDQWTFDTIRDTVAPVVPELTSDVDTSNFDEIEDDKGDVETFPTPKAFVGNQLPFVGFSYFKENQLLNDTNSTAMKNEHQTSIKRESAQLQKKIHVLEEQLNSEMQAKDEMEHKCRTASSRLEKVSKELEEEIGSRKSMEGTLRQLERENALLQHKSTESQRRAESESEKKRVLESEVNSLKDQLDEMKKRNQNSHISNEKNIQLQRQLDEANTLLRAESDAATRLRKTQTEMSKQMQQLESNGRDLQDKCCMLENSKLKLEKDFISLQSALEAEKRDRSQGSETISDLQGRISGLEDEVQQVKSSLAKAEMEKRELQEKLTDLEKEKSNQEIDMTYKMRLLQQTLEQEEAAHKASKARLVDENKIYESIEEAKSEAMKEMEQKLREERASKLSVENNLLELEKRCSMLDCDYKQAQQKLDELRAQKEKLTEEVKNLTLKIEQEMQKRSLMQNDLKTQKHQVNALRMSEKQLKQEANHLLEIKSSLEKQNQELRRERQDADGQMKELQDQLEAEQYFSTLYKTQVRELKEECEEKNKLYKDIQQSLQELQEERDSLAAQLEITLTKADSEQLARSIAEEQYSDLEKEKIMKELEIKEMMARHKQELGEKDTTISSLEEANRTLTNDVAILASEKEEFNNKLKEMQEQLQKTKEEELLLSQMKICFEKQLQSERTLKTQAVNKLAEIMNRKEVRGGGSRRGNDTDMRRKDKENRKLQLELRSEKEKLNSTIIKYQREINDMQAQIAEESQVRIELQMALDSKDSDIEQLRNLLTSLNVHSLDSASMSSGPDFDGDDSYPETRLEGWLSLPLRNNTKKFGWEKKYVVVSSKKILFYNSEQDKEHSNPHMVLDIDKLFHVRPVTQTDVYRADAKEIPRIFQILYANEGESKKEQEFPVEAIGDKSSYICHKGHEFIPTLYHFPTNCEACTKPLWNMFKPPPALECRRCHIKCHKDHMDKKEEVIAPCRVNYDVSTAKNLLLLAATQEEQQKWVSRLVKKIPKKPPPPEHFARSSPRASIKVQPSQSTRRPSRQMPPGKPSGGPMLKIILH, from the exons ATGTCGTCAGGGGCAGAGAGGCGGCATGAAAACCGGGTGAAAAAGCTGGAAGCCATGATCCAGGATCCCAGATCCGCGCTCAACCTGGAAAGTTTGGTG GATGCCATGAACGCCCTGGTCCTGGACCTGGACTTCCCTGCACTgcggaaaaacaaaaacatcgaGACATTCCTGCAGAGAT ATGAGAAGCTGATGGGCAGCATGCGGGACCTGCAGATGATGTCAGAGGACTTTGACAAAGTGAAGGTCATTGGTAGGGGGGCGTTTGGCGAGGTGCAGCTG GTGCGCCACAAGGCATCTCAGAAGGTCTACGCCATGAAGGTGCTCAGCAAGTTTGAGATGATCAAGCGGTCTGATTCCGCCTTCTTTTGGGAGGAGCGGGACATCATGGCCTTTGCTAACAGCCCCTGGGTCGTCCAG CTCTGCTGCGCCTTCCAAGATGAGCGCTACCTATACATGGTGATGGAGTACATGCCAGGCGGGGACCTCGTCAACCTGACCAGCACCTACGACGTCCCTGAGAAGTGGGCCCGCTTCTACACCGCGGAGGTGGTGCTGGCCCTGGACGCCATCCACTCCATGGGCTTCATCCACCGCGACGTCAAGCCCGACAACATGCTCCTGGACCACCTGGGACACCTCAAGCTGGCCGACTTTGGGACCTGCATGAAGATGGACTCG ACCGGGATGGTTCGCTGTGACACGGCCGTTGGAACGCCAGACTACATCTCTCCTGAGGTGCTCAAGTCCCAGGGGGGCGACGGCTACTATGGGCGGGAATGTGACTGGTGGTCAGTGGGAGTCTTCATCTTCGAGATGCTGGTTG GCGACACCCCGTTTTATGCTGACTCTCTTGTCGGGACCTACAGCAAGATCATGGACCACAAGAACTCTCTGAACTTTCCGGACGATGTGGAGATATCTGAGGACGCCAAAGACCTCATCTGTGCCTTCTTGACGGACAG GGAGGTTCGTCTGGGGCGCAGTGGCGTGCAGGAGATCAAACGACACCCTTTCTTCCAAAACGACCAGTGGACCTTCGACACCATCCGGGACA CCGTGGCCCCCGTGGTCCCGGAACTGACCAGTGATGTCGACACCAGTAACTTTGACGAGATTGAGGACGACAAGGGCGACGTGGAGACCTTCCCCACACCCAAGGCCTTCGTGGGCAACCAGCTGCCGTTTGTGGGCTTCAGCTACTTCAAGGAGAACCA GTTGTTAAATGACACAAATTCCACCGCTATGAAGAACGAACATCAGACGTCCATCAAGCGGGAG TCTGCTCAGCTTCAGAAAAAAATTCACGTACTGGAGGAGCAGCTTAACAGCGAGATGCAGGCCAAGGACGAGATGGAGCACAAGTGCAG GACTGCCAGCAGCCGCCTAGAGAAGGTCTCCAAGGAGCTGGAGGAAGAG ATTGGCAGCAGGAAGAGCATGGAGGGCACACTGCGCCAGCTGGAGCGAGAGAACGCGCTCCTGCAGCACAAGAGCACAGAGAGCCAGCGAAGGGCAGAGAGCGAGTCTGAGAAGAAGCGGGTCCTGGAGAGCGAGG TGAACAGTCTGAAGGACCAGCTAGATGAAATGAAGAAGAGGAACCAGAACTCCCATATCTCCAATGAGAAGAACATCCAGCTCCAGAGGCAG CTGGACGAGGCCAACACGCTGCTGCGCGCTGAGAGCGATGCAGCCACTCGCCTCAGGAAGACCCAGACGGAGATGAGCAAGCAGATGCAGCAGCTGGAGTCCAACGGGCGCGACCTTCAGGATAAATGCTGCATGCTGGAGAATAGCAAGCTGAAGCTGGAGAAGGACTTCATCAGCTTGCAGTCGGCGCTTGAGGCAGAGAAGAGGGACCGCAGTCAAGGCTCCGAGACCATATCAGACCTACAGG GACGTATCTCTGGGCTGGAGGATGAGGTCCAGCAGGTGAAGAGCTCCCTGGCCAAGGCCGAGATGGAGAAGAGGGAACTGCAAGAGAAGCTGACTGACCTGGAGAAG GAGAAGAGTAACCAGGAGATTGACATGACGTACAAAATGAGGCTCCTGCAGCAGACCctggagcaggaggaggcgGCGCACAAGGCCTCCAAGGCGCGGCTCGTGGACGAGAACAAGATCTACGAGTCCATCGAGGAGGCCAAGTCTGAGGCCATGAAGG AGATGGAGCAGAAGCTGCGAGAAGAACGTGCCTCCAAGCTGAGCGTGGAGAATAACCTCCTGGAGCTGGAGAAGCGCTGCTCCATGCTGGACTGCGACTACAAACAAGCCCAGCAGAAGCTGGACGAGCTGCGAGCGCAGAAGGAGAAGCTCACGGAGGAGGTGAAGAACCTGACCCTGAAGATTGAGCAGGAGATGCAGAAGCGCAGCCTCATGCAGAACGACCTGAAGACCCAGAAGCACCAGGTAAATGCCCTGCGCATGTCGGAGAAGCAGCTGAAGCAGGAGGCCAACCACTTGCTGGAGATCAAGAGCAGCCTGGAGAAGCAGAACCAGGAGTTGCGCAG GGAGAGGCAGGACGCGGACGGACAGATGAAGGAGCTTCAGGATCAGCTGGAAGCTGAGCAGTACTTCTCT ACACTGTACAAGACGCAGGTACGTGAGCTGAAGGAGGAGTGTGAAGAGAAGAATAAGCTGTACAAAGACATCCAGCAAAGtctgcaggagctgcaggaaGAGAG GGACTCGCTGGCTGCTCAACTGGAGATCACGCTAACCAAGGCGGACTCGGAGCAGCTGGCCCGGTCCATCGCCGAGGAGCAGTACTCTGACCTGGAGAAAGAGAAGATCATGAAGGAACTGGAGATCAAGGAGATGATGGCACGGCACAAGCAGGAGCTGGGAGAGAAGGACACCACCATTAGCTCG TTGGAAGAGGCGAACCGCACCTTGACGAATGATGTAGCCATCCTGGCCAGCGAGAAGGAGGAGTTCAACAACAAGCTGAAGGAGATGCAAGAGC AGCTGCAGAAGACCAAGGAGGAAGAGCTGCTTTTGAGCCAGATGAAGATATGCTTTGAGAAGCAGCTGCAGAGCGAGAGGACACTGAAGACCCAG GCCGTGAACAAGCTGGCGGAGATCATGAACAGGAAGGAAGTGCGTGGCGGGGGCAGCCGGCGCGGAAACGACACGGATATGCGCAGGAAGGACAAGGAGAACAGGAAGCTGCAGCTGGAGCTTCGCTCGGAGAAGGAGAAGCTGAACAGCACCATCATCAAGTACCAGAGGGAGATCAACGACATGCAGGCG caAATCGCGGAAGAGAGCCAGGTGCGCATAGAGCTGCAGATGGCGCTGGACAGCAAAGACAGTGACATTGAGCAACTGCGTAACCTCCTCACGTCGCTCAACGTGCACTCGCTCGACTCGGCCAGCATGAGCAGTGGCCCCGACTTCGATGGTGACGACTCCTACCCAG AAACCAGGCTGGAGGGCTGGCTCTCACTTCCACTTAGGAACAACACCAAGAAATTTGGGTGGGAAAAAAAG TATGTGGTGGTGAGCAGCAAGAAGATTCTCTTCTACAACAGTGAGCAGGATAAGGAGCACTCCAACCCACACATGGTGCTGGACATCGA CAAGCTCTTCCATGTGCGGCCTGTCACCCAGACGGACGTGTATCGGGCTGACGCCAAAGAGATCCCCAGGATATTCCAG ATCCTGTATGCCAATGAAGGGGAGAGCAAGAAGGAGCAGGAGTTCCCGGTAGAGGCAATTGGGGACAAGTCCAGCTACATCTGCCACAAGGGCCATGAGTTTATCCCCACGCTGTACCACTTCCCGACCAACTGCGAGGCCTGCACCAAGCCGCTGTGGAACATGTTCAAGCCACCCCCCGCGCTCGAATGCCGCCGCTGCCACATCAAGTGCCACAAGGACCACATGGACAAGAAGGAGGAGGTCATCGCCCCTTGCAGGG TGAACTACGACGTATCGACGGCCAAGAACCTGCTACTGTTGGCCGCGACTCAGGAGGAGCAGCAGAAGTGGGTGAGCCGACTGGTGAAGAAGATTCCCAAGAAGCCGCCTCCACCTGAACACTTCGCTCGTTCTTCGCCTCGCGCCTCGATCAAGGTGCAGCCCAGCCAGAGCACGAGGAGGCCCAGCCGTCAGATGCCACCTGGCAAGCCTAG TGGTGGCCCCATGCTCAAAATCATCCTccactga